A single Drosophila miranda strain MSH22 chromosome XR, D.miranda_PacBio2.1, whole genome shotgun sequence DNA region contains:
- the LOC108152012 gene encoding BTB/POZ domain-containing protein 9-like translates to MSTQKTTADGFDAFIADMASLHMNSDVEFLVEGQRLPGHRQVLASRSEYFRALLCGSMVESRQRTVRLKVPLEPFKVILEYLHTGKLPLSSLDVDMLIDVLDLAHFYCLVSVETLITGYLQQKMSVSHVCAILDAAKHCNREQSIEECHKFMEQNAYDVLKHDS, encoded by the coding sequence ATGAGCACCCAGAAAACAACTGCCGACGGCTTCGACGCCTTCATTGCGGACATGGCCAGTCTCCATATGAACTCGGACGTAGAGTTCCTGGTGGAGGGTCAGCGCTTGCCGGGCCACCGCCAAGTTCTGGCGTCGCGCAGCGAGTACTTTCGCGCCCTTCTCTGTGGCAGCATGGTTGAGTCGAGGCAACGAACAGTTCGGCTTAAGGTGCCGCTTGAGCCTTTCAAGGTAATCCTCGAGTACCTTCACACGGGCAAGCTACCGCTTTCCTCACTAGACGTGGATATGTTAATCGATGTGCTCGATTTGGCACATTTTTACTGCTTGGTCTCCGTTGAGACCCTTATAACCGGATACCTCCAGCAGAAGATGTCCGTCAGCCACGTGTGCGCGATCCTAGATGCGGCCAAGCACTGCAATCGGGAGCAGAGCATCGAAGAATGCCACAAGTTCATGGAACAAAATGCATACGACGTACTCAAACATGACTCCTGA
- the LOC108152009 gene encoding regulator of MON1-CCZ1 complex isoform X2, which yields MENSNGIHYIELSRNPIRFDAVSQLTNVFFDDSNKQIFAVRSGGATGVVVKGPVPNEDTVISFCMNDRGGAIRSIKFSPDNQILAVQRKENAVEFVCFQGEQPMLQDIITHQVKTMIHGFVWIHNREVALISNTGVEVYTVLPEKRQVRSVKSLSISIKWFAWCCDANVALLCTTEGNSLVPVLVKQKVITKLPKVDSSPSREVQESKVTLGQVYGVLAVLILQSNCSSGMMEVEVHLLNGPGLAPRKCHVLRLSLVGRFAINTVDNLIVVHHQATGTSLLFDISLTGEVIQDITYHAPITTGRSIKPFGLKLPSLSPDGQILQCELYSTHWVLFQPNIVIDAKLGCMWYLNLCIDPICNLISDRIRLTEFLLQRSSGKQVLLKVLGQLVDDQYKGTLLPVLETIFSRINKIYASWVQLELANQTAQPSNVKTSTVKHTSPPIVLIEQLDMVQIFQRIARRPYTETILMLYLQSLNKFNIAAQEELSKMIISELIHNHSFDTLRRLVSYSMVLESKAVACFLLSHSDVDTAISQVAIDMLGKIQAHEIIIEVMLGQGKVIDALRLAKNSLGLDKVPARKFLEAAHKTNDDLIFHSVFRFFQMRNLKLYETLAFPKAEQCTEFIQHYNSTFPVDSSLNPQIS from the exons ATGGAAAACTCGAATGGAATCCATTATATTGAGCTGTCGCGGAATCCCATACGCTTCGATGCCGTCAGCCAGCTAACGAATGTCTTCTTCGATGACTCCAACAAGCAG ATCTTTGCTGTACGTTCGGGTGGTGCCACAGGCGTCGTGGTAAAGGGCCCTGTCCCCAACGAGGACACGGTTATATCCTTTTGCATGAACGATAGAGGTGGAGCCATTCGTTCGATTAAATTCTCGCCGGATAATCAAATATTGGCTGTGCAGCGGAAAGAGAATGCAGTGGAGTTCGTCTGCTTCCAGGGGGAGCAGCCTATGCTGCAGGACATCATCACGCATCAGGTGAAGACGATGATCCATGGCTTCGTGTGGATCCACAACAGGGAGGTGGCCCTGATATCCAACACTGGCGTAGAAGTCTACACTGTACTGCCGGAGAAGCGTCAAGTGCGTTCTGTCAAGTCCCTGAGCATCAGCATCAAGTGGTTCGCGTGGTGCTGCGATGCCAATGTCGCCCTGCTCTGCACCACCGAGGGCAACAGCCTGGTGCCCGTGCTGGTCAAGCAGAAGGTCATCACCAAGCTCCCAAAGGTGGATT CCAGTCCCAGTCGCGAGGTTCAGGAAAGCAAAGTCACTCTCGGACAAGTGTATGGCGTCCTGGCGGTTCTCATACTCCAGTCGAACTGCAGCTCGGGCATGATGGAAGTGGAAGTTCATCTGCTAAACGGTCCAGGGTTGGCTCCCCGAAAGTGCCATGTTCTGCGCCTCAGTCTCGTAGGACGCTTTGCCATCaatacggtagacaatctgaTTGTGGTGCATCATCAGGCCACTGGGACATCGCTGCTCTTCGACATATCCCTTACCGGAGAGGTCATTCAGGATATCACATACCATGCCCCCATTACAACGGGTCGTTCCATCAAACCCTTTGGCTTGAAGCTGCCCTCTCTATCGCCCGATGGACAAATCCTCCAATGCGAGCTGT ATTCCACACATTGGGTGCTGTTCCAGCCGAACATTGTGATCGACGCAAAGCTGGGATGCATGTGGTACCTGAATCTGTGCATTGATCCGATTTGTAATCTGATCTCCGATCGCATACGTCTCACAGAGTTCCTGCTGCAGCGAAGCAGTGGCAAGCAGGTTCTGCTGAAGGTCCTCGGACAGCTGGTGGATGATCAATACAAGGGCACGTTGCTGCCCGTCCTAGAGACCATTTTCAGCAGGATTAACAAGATCTATGC CTCCTGGGTGCAGTTGGAGCTGGCGAATCAAACGGCACAGCCCTCGAATGTAAAGACATCAACGGTGAAGCACACCTCTCCCCCCATTGTCCTCATAGAGCAGTTGGATATGGTGCAGATATTCCAGAGGATAGCCAGGAGGCCCTACACCGAAACTATTTTGATGCTGTACCTCCAATCGTTGAATAAATTCAACATTGCCGCCCAGGAGGAGCTCTCGAAGATGATCATCAGCGAGCTGATCCACAATCATAGCTTCGATACACTGCGTCGTCTCGTTAGCTATTCCATGGTGCTGGAATCAAAGGCGGTGGCTTGCTTTCTGCTCTCCCATTCGGATGTGGATACGGCCATATCACAGGTGGCCATCGATATGCTGGGGAAGATTCAGGCACATGAG ATCATCATTGAGGTGATGTTGGGGCAAGGCAAAGTGATTGATGCCCTGCGTTTGGCCAAGAATTCTTTGGGCCTTGATAAAGTCCCTGCTCGCAAATTCCTGGAGGCTGCCCATAAAACCAACGATGATTTGATATTTCACAGTGTTTTCAGGTTCTTTCAGATGAGAAATCTAAAATTATACGAGACCCTTGCTTTTCCCAAAG CAGAACAGTGCACGGAGTTTATACAGCATTATAATAGCACCTTTCCTGTGGATAGCTCCCTGAATCCTCAAATAAGTTGA
- the LOC108152009 gene encoding regulator of MON1-CCZ1 complex isoform X1 translates to MENSNGIHYIELSRNPIRFDAVSQLTNVFFDDSNKQIFAVRSGGATGVVVKGPVPNEDTVISFCMNDRGGAIRSIKFSPDNQILAVQRKENAVEFVCFQGEQPMLQDIITHQVKTMIHGFVWIHNREVALISNTGVEVYTVLPEKRQVRSVKSLSISIKWFAWCCDANVALLCTTEGNSLVPVLVKQKVITKLPKVDLASPSREVQESKVTLGQVYGVLAVLILQSNCSSGMMEVEVHLLNGPGLAPRKCHVLRLSLVGRFAINTVDNLIVVHHQATGTSLLFDISLTGEVIQDITYHAPITTGRSIKPFGLKLPSLSPDGQILQCELYSTHWVLFQPNIVIDAKLGCMWYLNLCIDPICNLISDRIRLTEFLLQRSSGKQVLLKVLGQLVDDQYKGTLLPVLETIFSRINKIYASWVQLELANQTAQPSNVKTSTVKHTSPPIVLIEQLDMVQIFQRIARRPYTETILMLYLQSLNKFNIAAQEELSKMIISELIHNHSFDTLRRLVSYSMVLESKAVACFLLSHSDVDTAISQVAIDMLGKIQAHEIIIEVMLGQGKVIDALRLAKNSLGLDKVPARKFLEAAHKTNDDLIFHSVFRFFQMRNLKLYETLAFPKAEQCTEFIQHYNSTFPVDSSLNPQIS, encoded by the exons ATGGAAAACTCGAATGGAATCCATTATATTGAGCTGTCGCGGAATCCCATACGCTTCGATGCCGTCAGCCAGCTAACGAATGTCTTCTTCGATGACTCCAACAAGCAG ATCTTTGCTGTACGTTCGGGTGGTGCCACAGGCGTCGTGGTAAAGGGCCCTGTCCCCAACGAGGACACGGTTATATCCTTTTGCATGAACGATAGAGGTGGAGCCATTCGTTCGATTAAATTCTCGCCGGATAATCAAATATTGGCTGTGCAGCGGAAAGAGAATGCAGTGGAGTTCGTCTGCTTCCAGGGGGAGCAGCCTATGCTGCAGGACATCATCACGCATCAGGTGAAGACGATGATCCATGGCTTCGTGTGGATCCACAACAGGGAGGTGGCCCTGATATCCAACACTGGCGTAGAAGTCTACACTGTACTGCCGGAGAAGCGTCAAGTGCGTTCTGTCAAGTCCCTGAGCATCAGCATCAAGTGGTTCGCGTGGTGCTGCGATGCCAATGTCGCCCTGCTCTGCACCACCGAGGGCAACAGCCTGGTGCCCGTGCTGGTCAAGCAGAAGGTCATCACCAAGCTCCCAAAGGTGGATT TAGCCAGTCCCAGTCGCGAGGTTCAGGAAAGCAAAGTCACTCTCGGACAAGTGTATGGCGTCCTGGCGGTTCTCATACTCCAGTCGAACTGCAGCTCGGGCATGATGGAAGTGGAAGTTCATCTGCTAAACGGTCCAGGGTTGGCTCCCCGAAAGTGCCATGTTCTGCGCCTCAGTCTCGTAGGACGCTTTGCCATCaatacggtagacaatctgaTTGTGGTGCATCATCAGGCCACTGGGACATCGCTGCTCTTCGACATATCCCTTACCGGAGAGGTCATTCAGGATATCACATACCATGCCCCCATTACAACGGGTCGTTCCATCAAACCCTTTGGCTTGAAGCTGCCCTCTCTATCGCCCGATGGACAAATCCTCCAATGCGAGCTGT ATTCCACACATTGGGTGCTGTTCCAGCCGAACATTGTGATCGACGCAAAGCTGGGATGCATGTGGTACCTGAATCTGTGCATTGATCCGATTTGTAATCTGATCTCCGATCGCATACGTCTCACAGAGTTCCTGCTGCAGCGAAGCAGTGGCAAGCAGGTTCTGCTGAAGGTCCTCGGACAGCTGGTGGATGATCAATACAAGGGCACGTTGCTGCCCGTCCTAGAGACCATTTTCAGCAGGATTAACAAGATCTATGC CTCCTGGGTGCAGTTGGAGCTGGCGAATCAAACGGCACAGCCCTCGAATGTAAAGACATCAACGGTGAAGCACACCTCTCCCCCCATTGTCCTCATAGAGCAGTTGGATATGGTGCAGATATTCCAGAGGATAGCCAGGAGGCCCTACACCGAAACTATTTTGATGCTGTACCTCCAATCGTTGAATAAATTCAACATTGCCGCCCAGGAGGAGCTCTCGAAGATGATCATCAGCGAGCTGATCCACAATCATAGCTTCGATACACTGCGTCGTCTCGTTAGCTATTCCATGGTGCTGGAATCAAAGGCGGTGGCTTGCTTTCTGCTCTCCCATTCGGATGTGGATACGGCCATATCACAGGTGGCCATCGATATGCTGGGGAAGATTCAGGCACATGAG ATCATCATTGAGGTGATGTTGGGGCAAGGCAAAGTGATTGATGCCCTGCGTTTGGCCAAGAATTCTTTGGGCCTTGATAAAGTCCCTGCTCGCAAATTCCTGGAGGCTGCCCATAAAACCAACGATGATTTGATATTTCACAGTGTTTTCAGGTTCTTTCAGATGAGAAATCTAAAATTATACGAGACCCTTGCTTTTCCCAAAG CAGAACAGTGCACGGAGTTTATACAGCATTATAATAGCACCTTTCCTGTGGATAGCTCCCTGAATCCTCAAATAAGTTGA
- the LOC108152009 gene encoding regulator of MON1-CCZ1 complex isoform X3 produces the protein MENSNGIHYIELSRNPIRFDAVSQLTNVFFDDSNKQIFAVRSGGATGVVVKGPVPNEDTVISFCMNDRGGAIRSIKFSPDNQILAVQRKENAVEFVCFQGEQPMLQDIITHQVKTMIHGFVWIHNREVALISNTGVEVYTVLPEKRQVRSVKSLSISIKWFAWCCDANVALLCTTEGNSLVPVLVKQKVITKLPKVDLASPSREVQESKVTLGQVYGVLAVLILQSNCSSGMMEVEVHLLNGPGLAPRKCHVLRLSLVGRFAINTVDNLIVVHHQATGTSLLFDISLTGEVIQDITYHAPITTGRSIKPFGLKLPSLSPDGQILQCELYSTHWVLFQPNIVIDAKLGCMWYLNLCIDPICNLISDRIRLTEFLLQRSSGKQVLLKVLGQLVDDQYKGTLLPVLETIFSRINKIYASWVQLELANQTAQPSNVKTSTVKHTSPPIVLIEQLDMVQIFQRIARRPYTETILMLYLQSLNKFNIAAQEELSKMIISELIHNHSFDTLRRLVSYSMVLESKAVACFLLSHSDVDTAISQVAIDMLGKIQAHEIIIEVMLGQGKVIDALRLAKNSLGLDKVPARKFLEAAHKTNDDLIFHSVFRFFQMRNLKLYETLAFPKEQCTEFIQHYNSTFPVDSSLNPQIS, from the exons ATGGAAAACTCGAATGGAATCCATTATATTGAGCTGTCGCGGAATCCCATACGCTTCGATGCCGTCAGCCAGCTAACGAATGTCTTCTTCGATGACTCCAACAAGCAG ATCTTTGCTGTACGTTCGGGTGGTGCCACAGGCGTCGTGGTAAAGGGCCCTGTCCCCAACGAGGACACGGTTATATCCTTTTGCATGAACGATAGAGGTGGAGCCATTCGTTCGATTAAATTCTCGCCGGATAATCAAATATTGGCTGTGCAGCGGAAAGAGAATGCAGTGGAGTTCGTCTGCTTCCAGGGGGAGCAGCCTATGCTGCAGGACATCATCACGCATCAGGTGAAGACGATGATCCATGGCTTCGTGTGGATCCACAACAGGGAGGTGGCCCTGATATCCAACACTGGCGTAGAAGTCTACACTGTACTGCCGGAGAAGCGTCAAGTGCGTTCTGTCAAGTCCCTGAGCATCAGCATCAAGTGGTTCGCGTGGTGCTGCGATGCCAATGTCGCCCTGCTCTGCACCACCGAGGGCAACAGCCTGGTGCCCGTGCTGGTCAAGCAGAAGGTCATCACCAAGCTCCCAAAGGTGGATT TAGCCAGTCCCAGTCGCGAGGTTCAGGAAAGCAAAGTCACTCTCGGACAAGTGTATGGCGTCCTGGCGGTTCTCATACTCCAGTCGAACTGCAGCTCGGGCATGATGGAAGTGGAAGTTCATCTGCTAAACGGTCCAGGGTTGGCTCCCCGAAAGTGCCATGTTCTGCGCCTCAGTCTCGTAGGACGCTTTGCCATCaatacggtagacaatctgaTTGTGGTGCATCATCAGGCCACTGGGACATCGCTGCTCTTCGACATATCCCTTACCGGAGAGGTCATTCAGGATATCACATACCATGCCCCCATTACAACGGGTCGTTCCATCAAACCCTTTGGCTTGAAGCTGCCCTCTCTATCGCCCGATGGACAAATCCTCCAATGCGAGCTGT ATTCCACACATTGGGTGCTGTTCCAGCCGAACATTGTGATCGACGCAAAGCTGGGATGCATGTGGTACCTGAATCTGTGCATTGATCCGATTTGTAATCTGATCTCCGATCGCATACGTCTCACAGAGTTCCTGCTGCAGCGAAGCAGTGGCAAGCAGGTTCTGCTGAAGGTCCTCGGACAGCTGGTGGATGATCAATACAAGGGCACGTTGCTGCCCGTCCTAGAGACCATTTTCAGCAGGATTAACAAGATCTATGC CTCCTGGGTGCAGTTGGAGCTGGCGAATCAAACGGCACAGCCCTCGAATGTAAAGACATCAACGGTGAAGCACACCTCTCCCCCCATTGTCCTCATAGAGCAGTTGGATATGGTGCAGATATTCCAGAGGATAGCCAGGAGGCCCTACACCGAAACTATTTTGATGCTGTACCTCCAATCGTTGAATAAATTCAACATTGCCGCCCAGGAGGAGCTCTCGAAGATGATCATCAGCGAGCTGATCCACAATCATAGCTTCGATACACTGCGTCGTCTCGTTAGCTATTCCATGGTGCTGGAATCAAAGGCGGTGGCTTGCTTTCTGCTCTCCCATTCGGATGTGGATACGGCCATATCACAGGTGGCCATCGATATGCTGGGGAAGATTCAGGCACATGAG ATCATCATTGAGGTGATGTTGGGGCAAGGCAAAGTGATTGATGCCCTGCGTTTGGCCAAGAATTCTTTGGGCCTTGATAAAGTCCCTGCTCGCAAATTCCTGGAGGCTGCCCATAAAACCAACGATGATTTGATATTTCACAGTGTTTTCAGGTTCTTTCAGATGAGAAATCTAAAATTATACGAGACCCTTGCTTTTCCCAAAG AACAGTGCACGGAGTTTATACAGCATTATAATAGCACCTTTCCTGTGGATAGCTCCCTGAATCCTCAAATAAGTTGA
- the LOC108152011 gene encoding zinc finger protein 595: protein MDDQVKCRICSCRIECKEEAYNLLQLPEVAAMFTACTDLVVDPQEEDFLPSELCSGCYEELEKYHSFRKLCIEADNKWRLLKENTLVELEFKLMESEDGFDDVDDMPLSTLETKSPGPPLEATEVVLVDGKFQEKKPCQRIKRGNKEKVEKKAGKRTKTNPKEVPPTEEPGASYKCDACSKEFVDDSRLQAHMREHDGHLLFPCTEPGCDKSFSRLQDLNVHLREHEGTGTWYTCNQEGCSKSYRHKGTLVMHKRQSHGIGPKLKLHVCEFCGRVLNSLAALNHHRFTHKDKLVKPYACEEPGCSVRFLSEEKLKVHMMRHRGIKNFTCPHCGAKKTTKNELKLHINYHTLERTWPCPHCSKVCNSSTSRKMHIRTNHEKTKSYACSICDKRFTKPDTRKYHELTHTGERNYGCAVCGKRFVQPAALRTHRKIHERDQAKAPVVKVVES from the exons ATGGACGATCAGGTCAAGTGCCGCATCTGTTCCTGCCGCATTGAGTGCAAGGAGGAGGCATACAACTTGCTGCAACTGCCCGAAGTGGCCGCAATGTTCACCGCCTGCACAGATTTGGTAGTGGACCCCCAGGAGGAGGACTTCTTGCCAAGCGAGCTGTGCAGCGGCTGCTACGAGGAGCTGGAGAAGTACCACTCGTTCCGTAAACTCTGCATAGAGGCCGACAATAAATGGCGCTTGCTGAAGGAAAACACACTGGTGGAATTGGAGTTTAAACTTATGGAATCAGAGGACGGGTTCGACGATGTGGACGACATGCCGCTCAGCACATTGGAAACGAAAAGCCCTGGGCCCCCCCTTGAAGCCACCGAGGTGGTGCTGGTCGATGGCAAATTCCAAGAGAAAAAACCATGCCAAAGAATAAAAAGAGGAAATAAGGAAAAGGTAGAGAAAAAGGCAGGGAAACGGACGAAGACAAATCCAAAAGAG GTTCCGCCAACGGAAGAGCCGGGTGCGAGCTACAAGTGCGACGCCTGCTCGAAAGAGTTTGTCGATGATAGTCGCCTGCAGGCGCATATGCGAGAGCACGATGGCCACCTGCTCTTTCCCTGCACAGAGCCTGGGTGTGACAAGAGCTTCAGTCGGCTGCAGGACCTTAATGTACACCTGCGGGAGCATGAGGGCACGGGCACGTGGTACACCTGCAACCAGGAGGGCTGCAGCAAGAGCTACCGCCACAAGGGCACTCTGGTGATGCACAAACGCCAGAGCCATGGCATCGGACCGAAGCTCAAGTTGCACGTGTGTGAGTTCTGCGGCAGGGTCTTGAACAGCCTGGCTGCCCTCAACCACCATCGGTTCACGCACAAGGACAAGCTGGTGAAGCCGTATGCCTGCGAGGAGCCGGGCTGCTCTGTACGCTTCCTCAGCGAGGAGAAGCTCAAGGTGCACATGATGCGGCACAGGGGCATCAAGAACTTCACGTGTCCCCACTGCGGCGCCaagaaaacaacaaagaatGAGCTGAAGCTGCACATCAACTATCACACGCTGGAGCGCACCTGGCCCTGTCCGCACTGCTCCAAGGTGTGCAACAGCTCCACCAGCAGGAAAATGCACATTCGCACGAACCACGAGAAGACCAAGAGCTATGCCTGCAGCATCTGTGACAAGAGATTCACCAAGCCGGACACGCGGAAGTACCACGAGCTGACGCACACGGGGGAGCGGAACTACGGGTGCGCAGTGTGTGGCAAGCGGTTCGTCCAGCCTGCGGCCCTGCGCACCCATCGAAAGATCCATGAGCGGGATCAGGCAAAGGCTCCTGTTGTTAAGGTTGTGGAATCCTAA
- the LOC108152168 gene encoding zinc finger protein 253-like isoform X1, whose translation MDKLDKCRVCCYRVKREDEAYNLLEIPKASAMFTACTNLMVDPRQDFLLPSVLCCGCYEELEKFYAFRTLCIETDTKWRALKEDTAREIHVEDTEDEDDIIESIQLSPETPMEPIQLCPVAPMESIHPSPILIESIQVISVSSIEPAPGKSPVPAKKSTQLELVECTDAEKSPQSSRKDKEQNAKNPTPQKVPLKLREILYRSTGDIERTDPHAVEVIGQTSNLDFLSRFTCNICSKEFATERRCQIHKQQHDGHLLFPCTEPGCAESFNRREQRTEHMKTHTVHWFSCEQEGCNKKYRHRGTLVAHQRKAHDIGSKSKSHVCEFCGKVFHTPATLNHHRYTHKDKIQMPFACEESGCSLRFRKRHHLQDHTMRHKGIKNYACPHCGDKKITLNELKVHINHHTLERTWSCPHCSKVCNSSTNLGAHVRAVHEAVRKYPCGFCNMTFVRSHTRRYHEMTHTGERNYKCKQCGKGFTQPATLRVHRKIHERSRPRPPTPVVCVVPVVSVVPVVSVVPMGISVLGGELL comes from the exons ATGGATAAACTGGACAAATGCCGTGTCTGCTGCTACAGAGTAAAACGGGAGGACGAGGCATACAACTTGTTGGAAATCCCCAAAGCGTCAGCAATGTTCACCGCTTGCACAAATTTGATGGTGGACCCTCGGCAGGATTTTCTTCTGCCGAGTGTACTGTGCTGTGGATGCTACGAGGAGCTGGAAAAGTTCTACGCATTCCGAACTCTCTGCATAGAGACGGACACTAAATGGCGCGCACTAAAAGAAGACACGGCAAGGGAGATACACGTTGAGGACACCGAGGATGAGGATGACATCATTGAATCCATTCAGCTAAGTCCTGAAACGCCCATGGAACCCATACAGCTATGCCCTGTCGCACCGATGGAATCCATACATCCAAGTCCTATCCTCATTGAATCCATACAGGTAATTTCTGTTTCATCCATTGAACCCGCACCAGGGAAAAGTCCTGTTCCAGCCAAGAAATCCACACAACTGGAGCTGGTGGAGTGCACAGATGCCGAAAAGAGTCCTCAAAGTTCAAGGAAGGACAAGGAACAAAATGCAAAGAATCCAACTCCACAAAAG GTTCCTTTAAAGCTTCGAGAGATTCTCTACCGTTCCACTGGCGATATCGAGCGCACGGATCCACATGCAGTAGAGGTTATTGGACAAACCTCCAATCTGGATTTCCTCAGCCGTTTCACGTGCAACATCTGCTCAAAGGAATTTGCCACCGAAAGACGCTGCCAGATCCACAAGCAGCAGCATGATGGGCATTTGCTCTTTCCCTGCACAGAGCCTGGGTGTGCGGAGAGCTTCAATAGACGGGAGCAGCGCACGGAGCACATGAAGACACATACGGTTCATTGGTTCTCCTGCGAGCAGGAGGGATGCAACAAGAAATACCGCCACAGGGGCACGCTGGTGGCGCACCAGCGAAAAGCCCACGATATAGGCTCCAAGTCCAAGTCGCACGTTTGCGAGTTCTGCGGCAAGGTCTTTCACACTCCGGCCACGCTCAACCACCATCGGTACACACACAAGGACAAGATTCAAATGCCGTTTGCCTGCGAGGAGTCGGGCTGCTCCTTGCGCTTCCGGAAACGGCACCACCTACAGGACCACACGATGCGACACAAGGGAATCAAGAACTACGCGTGTCCCCACTGCGGCGATAAGAAGATAACCCTGAACGAGCTCAAAGTCCACATCAATCACCACACCCTGGAGCGCACTTGGTCCTGCCCGCACTGCTCGAAGGTGTGCAACAGCTCGACCAATCTGGGAGCGCACGTTCGAGCGGTCCATGAGGCTGTCAGGAAATATCCCTGCGGCTTTTGCAACATGACCTTCGTGAGGTCCCACACGAGGCGATATCACGAGATGACCCACACGGGCGAGAGGAACTACAAGTGCAAGCAGTGTGGCAAGGGTTTCACCCAGCCCGCCACTCTGCGCGTTCACCGAAAGATCCACGAGAGATCCAGGCCGCGACCGCCAACGCCTGTGGTCTGTGTGGTCCCTGTGGTCTCAGTGGTGCCTGTGGTTTCGGTAGTGCCCATGGGCATATCCGTACTGGGTGGAGAATTGCTTTAA
- the LOC108152168 gene encoding zinc finger protein 675-like isoform X2 has product MDKLDKCRVCCYRVKREDEAYNLLEIPKASAMFTACTNLMVDPRQDFLLPSVLCCGCYEELEKFYAFRTLCIETDTKWRALKEDTAREIHVEDTEDEDDIIESIQLSPETPMEPIQLCPVAPMESIHPSPILIESIQVISVSSIEPAPGKSPVPAKKSTQLELVECTDAEKSPQSSRKDKEQNAKNPTPQKLREILYRSTGDIERTDPHAVEVIGQTSNLDFLSRFTCNICSKEFATERRCQIHKQQHDGHLLFPCTEPGCAESFNRREQRTEHMKTHTVHWFSCEQEGCNKKYRHRGTLVAHQRKAHDIGSKSKSHVCEFCGKVFHTPATLNHHRYTHKDKIQMPFACEESGCSLRFRKRHHLQDHTMRHKGIKNYACPHCGDKKITLNELKVHINHHTLERTWSCPHCSKVCNSSTNLGAHVRAVHEAVRKYPCGFCNMTFVRSHTRRYHEMTHTGERNYKCKQCGKGFTQPATLRVHRKIHERSRPRPPTPVVCVVPVVSVVPVVSVVPMGISVLGGELL; this is encoded by the exons ATGGATAAACTGGACAAATGCCGTGTCTGCTGCTACAGAGTAAAACGGGAGGACGAGGCATACAACTTGTTGGAAATCCCCAAAGCGTCAGCAATGTTCACCGCTTGCACAAATTTGATGGTGGACCCTCGGCAGGATTTTCTTCTGCCGAGTGTACTGTGCTGTGGATGCTACGAGGAGCTGGAAAAGTTCTACGCATTCCGAACTCTCTGCATAGAGACGGACACTAAATGGCGCGCACTAAAAGAAGACACGGCAAGGGAGATACACGTTGAGGACACCGAGGATGAGGATGACATCATTGAATCCATTCAGCTAAGTCCTGAAACGCCCATGGAACCCATACAGCTATGCCCTGTCGCACCGATGGAATCCATACATCCAAGTCCTATCCTCATTGAATCCATACAGGTAATTTCTGTTTCATCCATTGAACCCGCACCAGGGAAAAGTCCTGTTCCAGCCAAGAAATCCACACAACTGGAGCTGGTGGAGTGCACAGATGCCGAAAAGAGTCCTCAAAGTTCAAGGAAGGACAAGGAACAAAATGCAAAGAATCCAACTCCACAAAAG CTTCGAGAGATTCTCTACCGTTCCACTGGCGATATCGAGCGCACGGATCCACATGCAGTAGAGGTTATTGGACAAACCTCCAATCTGGATTTCCTCAGCCGTTTCACGTGCAACATCTGCTCAAAGGAATTTGCCACCGAAAGACGCTGCCAGATCCACAAGCAGCAGCATGATGGGCATTTGCTCTTTCCCTGCACAGAGCCTGGGTGTGCGGAGAGCTTCAATAGACGGGAGCAGCGCACGGAGCACATGAAGACACATACGGTTCATTGGTTCTCCTGCGAGCAGGAGGGATGCAACAAGAAATACCGCCACAGGGGCACGCTGGTGGCGCACCAGCGAAAAGCCCACGATATAGGCTCCAAGTCCAAGTCGCACGTTTGCGAGTTCTGCGGCAAGGTCTTTCACACTCCGGCCACGCTCAACCACCATCGGTACACACACAAGGACAAGATTCAAATGCCGTTTGCCTGCGAGGAGTCGGGCTGCTCCTTGCGCTTCCGGAAACGGCACCACCTACAGGACCACACGATGCGACACAAGGGAATCAAGAACTACGCGTGTCCCCACTGCGGCGATAAGAAGATAACCCTGAACGAGCTCAAAGTCCACATCAATCACCACACCCTGGAGCGCACTTGGTCCTGCCCGCACTGCTCGAAGGTGTGCAACAGCTCGACCAATCTGGGAGCGCACGTTCGAGCGGTCCATGAGGCTGTCAGGAAATATCCCTGCGGCTTTTGCAACATGACCTTCGTGAGGTCCCACACGAGGCGATATCACGAGATGACCCACACGGGCGAGAGGAACTACAAGTGCAAGCAGTGTGGCAAGGGTTTCACCCAGCCCGCCACTCTGCGCGTTCACCGAAAGATCCACGAGAGATCCAGGCCGCGACCGCCAACGCCTGTGGTCTGTGTGGTCCCTGTGGTCTCAGTGGTGCCTGTGGTTTCGGTAGTGCCCATGGGCATATCCGTACTGGGTGGAGAATTGCTTTAA